Proteins from one Halogeometricum sp. S1BR25-6 genomic window:
- a CDS encoding sugar ABC transporter substrate-binding protein — MGSIANRQNSYWLSWEKGYLEACEAFGYETNVQTNNGEVQTQQQQFDTAVSNNADFIAGQTYTNAAAITLAETLVESGTPGVLAVTIADWYVPQDAGKEYVTFFTPHFVNHAYSAAKMLFESMGGSGTFVHIEGNRGTAPNIGRNKGVDLAMEEYPDIEMAGPRQPGNWIRSDARSVMNDKVSQFGDEIGGYFGQNDAVALGGLTILEENDIDVPVVGIDASEPGLAAIAEDRMTGTVSGMGPWQAGWSVAKCHDYINGHTLSPTEKMMSFNAPVCVKNPDEWIDTIDRLPVVDAADYNDAIFSGETPYDWTKMSVVEAGEDAWDPQIDMQPMNLADMKEVLDWKEADKPNDYSLPGVYTDEATQEETTQLYSDQFQSNPLK, encoded by the coding sequence ATGGGATCCATCGCCAACCGACAGAACTCCTACTGGCTCAGTTGGGAGAAGGGGTACCTCGAGGCTTGCGAGGCCTTCGGCTACGAGACGAACGTCCAGACCAACAACGGCGAAGTCCAGACACAGCAACAGCAGTTCGACACGGCGGTGTCGAACAACGCGGACTTCATCGCCGGGCAGACCTACACTAACGCCGCCGCAATCACGCTCGCGGAGACGCTGGTGGAATCGGGCACTCCGGGCGTGCTTGCGGTCACCATCGCCGACTGGTACGTCCCGCAGGACGCCGGCAAGGAGTACGTGACGTTCTTTACACCCCACTTCGTCAACCACGCGTACAGCGCCGCGAAGATGCTGTTCGAGTCGATGGGCGGCAGCGGGACGTTCGTCCACATCGAGGGAAACCGAGGGACGGCCCCGAACATCGGCCGGAACAAGGGTGTCGACTTGGCGATGGAGGAGTATCCCGATATCGAGATGGCGGGGCCACGCCAACCGGGCAACTGGATCCGCTCGGACGCCCGCTCGGTCATGAACGACAAGGTCTCCCAGTTCGGCGACGAGATCGGCGGCTACTTCGGCCAGAACGACGCCGTCGCGCTGGGTGGACTCACTATCCTTGAGGAGAACGACATCGACGTGCCCGTCGTCGGCATCGACGCCAGCGAGCCCGGACTTGCGGCCATCGCCGAGGACCGGATGACCGGCACCGTCTCGGGCATGGGGCCGTGGCAGGCCGGCTGGTCGGTCGCGAAGTGCCACGACTACATCAACGGGCACACGCTCAGCCCCACAGAGAAGATGATGTCGTTCAACGCGCCGGTCTGTGTCAAAAATCCCGACGAGTGGATCGACACGATCGACCGACTCCCGGTCGTCGACGCGGCCGACTACAACGACGCGATCTTCTCGGGTGAGACACCCTACGACTGGACGAAGATGTCCGTCGTCGAGGCCGGTGAGGACGCCTGGGACCCCCAGATCGATATGCAGCCGATGAATCTCGCGGACATGAAGGAGGTCCTCGACTGGAAGGAGGCGGACAAGCCAAACGATTACAGCCTGCCGGGCGTCTACACCGACGAGGCCACCCAAGAGGAAACGACCCAACTGTACAGCGATCAATTCCAATCGAACCCGCTCAAGTAA
- a CDS encoding 3-keto-5-aminohexanoate cleavage protein has protein sequence MPYSGYEDYFDRKLIISVATTGGHHGKEANPNLPTQPVEVAQDVAACEEAGASIVHLHARDEHGEKTKSVARYQELTDAIDEYCDDIIVNFTTGGGGIYPREERIAPVLETDPRPEVATVDLGPINFGQTRTAENTREQNEEYAERMREAGVKPELELFNPGHIPEAEHLIDEGLLEEPYWATVIFGMQNGMPPGPRNLEAFVDNLPDPVEWQCLAVGKHQLPMTTAAITMGGHVRVGMEDNVYYRKGELAESNAQLVRRTARIADELERPVASPAETREMLGL, from the coding sequence ATGCCGTACAGTGGCTACGAAGATTACTTCGACCGAAAGCTCATCATCTCCGTCGCGACGACCGGTGGACACCACGGAAAGGAGGCAAACCCGAACCTCCCGACCCAACCCGTCGAAGTGGCACAGGACGTTGCCGCCTGCGAGGAGGCAGGGGCGTCTATCGTCCACCTCCACGCCCGTGACGAACACGGTGAGAAGACGAAGTCGGTTGCTAGGTACCAAGAGCTCACGGACGCGATCGACGAGTACTGCGATGACATCATCGTCAACTTCACCACAGGCGGTGGTGGTATCTACCCGCGGGAAGAGCGCATCGCTCCGGTGCTCGAGACGGATCCACGCCCGGAGGTGGCAACCGTCGACTTGGGTCCCATCAACTTCGGCCAGACGCGGACAGCCGAGAACACGCGCGAACAGAACGAGGAGTACGCCGAGCGGATGCGTGAGGCCGGCGTCAAACCCGAACTCGAACTGTTCAACCCGGGCCACATCCCGGAAGCGGAACACCTCATCGACGAGGGCCTACTGGAGGAACCCTACTGGGCGACGGTCATCTTCGGGATGCAAAACGGGATGCCGCCCGGCCCCCGGAACTTGGAGGCGTTCGTCGACAACTTGCCCGACCCCGTCGAGTGGCAGTGCCTCGCGGTCGGCAAACACCAACTCCCGATGACGACCGCGGCCATCACGATGGGGGGTCACGTCCGCGTCGGGATGGAAGACAACGTCTACTACCGGAAAGGTGAACTCGCCGAGAGCAACGCACAACTCGTCCGCCGAACCGCTCGCATCGCGGACGAACTCGAACGGCCTGTCGCGTCCCCTGCGGAGACCCGAGAGATGCTCGGGCTCTGA
- a CDS encoding Gfo/Idh/MocA family protein yields the protein MSYKAGIIGTGGIAGMGILGMHDEEAIGTEKIDASHAGGYDSTSGIELVAVADVDEESLATFGEAWEIPPSRQYVGHEALLASEDLDVVSICSPSFLHDRHTIDVARSAADPDVIWCEKPIASRVSAAEEMVDVCEETDTELVVNHSFRFTNKLQRLQYLIQNENLLGEIKSVSTQYRMELMRNSTHVLDTLVYLLDARAETVSGYITGDNEAVDTLDASEPVDDAGGGGHIVMDDDTFVSVDCTIPREMSSMTLNFIGSEGKLYLNNDDGEWRYWSLEDGEHVRQELPGIDGAWTWEDDYKGSFMNAAHHIQDLLNGECENYSPGAEAARSLEIIVGFYLSHYTGSRVDIPLERPLREITISSW from the coding sequence ATGTCATACAAAGCAGGTATAATCGGAACAGGCGGAATCGCCGGAATGGGAATCCTCGGGATGCACGACGAGGAGGCCATCGGGACAGAGAAAATCGACGCGAGTCACGCGGGGGGGTACGACAGCACGTCCGGTATCGAGTTGGTCGCGGTGGCGGATGTCGACGAAGAAAGTCTCGCCACGTTCGGTGAAGCGTGGGAAATTCCCCCCAGCAGACAGTACGTCGGCCACGAAGCGTTGCTCGCCAGCGAGGACCTCGACGTCGTCTCTATCTGTTCTCCCTCGTTTCTCCACGACCGACACACAATCGATGTGGCCCGTTCTGCGGCCGACCCGGATGTGATCTGGTGCGAAAAACCGATCGCTTCGCGGGTATCGGCGGCCGAGGAGATGGTGGACGTCTGCGAGGAGACCGACACGGAACTCGTAGTCAACCACTCGTTCCGGTTCACGAACAAACTACAGCGGTTGCAGTATCTGATACAGAACGAGAACCTGCTGGGCGAGATCAAATCCGTCAGCACGCAGTATCGGATGGAGCTGATGCGAAACTCGACGCACGTGTTGGACACGCTCGTGTACCTCCTCGACGCGCGCGCGGAGACGGTGAGTGGGTACATCACGGGCGACAATGAGGCGGTGGACACGTTGGACGCCAGCGAACCGGTCGACGACGCAGGTGGAGGCGGCCACATCGTGATGGACGACGACACGTTCGTATCGGTAGACTGTACGATACCGAGAGAGATGTCCTCGATGACGCTGAACTTTATCGGAAGCGAAGGGAAACTCTACCTCAACAACGACGACGGAGAGTGGCGCTACTGGTCGCTCGAAGACGGGGAGCACGTCAGGCAGGAACTTCCGGGAATCGACGGCGCCTGGACGTGGGAGGACGACTACAAGGGGTCGTTCATGAACGCGGCACACCACATCCAGGACCTCCTGAACGGGGAGTGCGAGAACTACTCGCCGGGTGCGGAGGCCGCCCGGTCGCTGGAAATCATCGTCGGGTTCTACCTCTCGCACTACACTGGGTCGCGGGTGGACATCCCGCTCGAACGGCCGTTGCGCGAAATCACGATTAGTTCGTGGTGA
- a CDS encoding dipeptide ABC transporter ATP-binding protein, which yields MSERPASVNDPIFELRDTNVTFSMNRGTSRVLNDVTFDVRREEILGVVGESGSGKSMFASSLLDAVVEPGTLSGEVRYRSDTGDQVNLLNLSKEELRRLRWEEISMVFQGAQSSFNPTMRIREHFELVLEAHDKPVDEGISHARDLISDLYMDPDRVLDSYPHELSGGMQQRALIAYSLILKPNVLVMDEPTAALDLLMQQSILSLLEDLQETYDLTVIFITHDLPLVAGLADRLAVMYAFEFIEFGPADEVLENPTHPYTRALLRSVPNLDAPLGEMSPIEGSAPDPVNIPDGCTYHPRCPLADEQCVREDPDFHEVGDEHGTACFHWEEAEEAIPFANADEYGRQELTEGSQSEEPVVSMNDVEVHFEDGGGILNIFSESDTVYAVDGIDLDIYENDVVALVGESGCGKTTLGKTSIGVQRPTGGSVEYRDQNVWDARDGTGQVEIPFEEIRRSLQIVHQDPGSSLNPNRKVLTTLESPLKRWNQKMGTDERHQRIHALLDIVGMTPPEDYAQRYPHQLSGGEKQRVALIRALLMNPDLILADEAVSALDVSLRVEMMDLMLELQNLFDTSYLFISHDLANARYLAGNAGGRIGVMYLGQIIEIGTVEEILRNPQHPYTKVLMWATADLDSGGENEEPPIRGIDIPDAKNPPSGCRFHTRCPEAREVCTEREPEQFDSAEGHSTACFRVCDDDHPYWESDPLPGVQEDQ from the coding sequence ATGTCTGAGCGCCCGGCCTCGGTCAACGACCCGATTTTCGAGTTACGCGACACGAACGTGACGTTCTCGATGAACCGGGGCACCTCGCGGGTGCTCAACGATGTCACGTTCGACGTTCGGCGCGAGGAGATCCTGGGCGTCGTCGGCGAGAGCGGCTCCGGGAAGTCGATGTTCGCCTCCTCGCTGCTCGACGCCGTCGTCGAGCCCGGAACGCTCAGCGGCGAGGTTCGCTACCGAAGCGACACCGGCGACCAAGTCAACTTACTCAACCTGAGCAAGGAGGAACTGCGCCGGCTTCGCTGGGAGGAGATTTCGATGGTGTTCCAGGGCGCCCAGAGCTCGTTCAACCCGACGATGCGGATCCGAGAGCACTTCGAACTCGTGCTTGAGGCACACGATAAGCCCGTCGACGAGGGGATCAGCCACGCCCGGGACCTCATCTCCGACCTGTACATGGACCCCGACCGAGTACTCGATTCGTATCCGCATGAACTCTCGGGCGGGATGCAACAGCGCGCGCTGATCGCGTACAGCCTCATTCTCAAGCCGAACGTACTCGTAATGGACGAGCCGACGGCGGCACTGGACCTGCTGATGCAGCAGTCGATCCTCAGCCTCCTCGAGGACCTACAGGAGACCTACGACCTGACGGTTATCTTCATCACCCACGACCTACCGCTGGTCGCGGGACTGGCCGACCGCCTGGCGGTGATGTACGCCTTCGAGTTCATCGAGTTCGGGCCCGCCGATGAGGTCCTCGAAAACCCCACCCACCCGTATACACGGGCGCTGTTGCGGTCGGTGCCCAATCTCGATGCGCCGCTGGGTGAGATGTCGCCGATCGAGGGGAGCGCACCGGACCCGGTGAACATTCCCGACGGCTGCACGTACCACCCCCGGTGTCCGCTGGCCGACGAACAGTGCGTCCGAGAGGATCCGGACTTCCACGAGGTCGGCGACGAACACGGGACCGCCTGTTTCCACTGGGAGGAGGCGGAGGAGGCGATTCCGTTCGCGAACGCGGACGAGTACGGCCGACAGGAGTTAACCGAGGGGTCCCAATCCGAAGAGCCGGTCGTCTCCATGAACGACGTCGAGGTTCACTTCGAGGACGGCGGCGGCATCCTCAACATCTTCAGCGAGTCCGATACCGTCTACGCGGTCGACGGAATCGACCTCGATATCTACGAGAACGACGTCGTGGCGCTGGTTGGGGAGTCCGGGTGTGGCAAGACGACGCTGGGAAAGACCTCCATCGGCGTCCAGCGTCCCACGGGCGGATCCGTCGAGTACCGCGACCAGAACGTGTGGGACGCCCGGGACGGGACCGGACAGGTCGAGATCCCATTCGAGGAGATTCGGCGGTCACTCCAGATCGTCCACCAAGACCCCGGGAGTTCGCTCAACCCCAATCGGAAGGTCCTCACCACCCTCGAATCCCCACTCAAACGGTGGAATCAGAAGATGGGGACGGACGAACGCCACCAGCGAATCCACGCGCTGCTCGATATCGTCGGGATGACCCCGCCCGAGGACTACGCCCAGCGGTATCCTCACCAGCTCTCGGGCGGGGAGAAACAGCGGGTCGCGCTCATCCGCGCGCTGTTGATGAACCCGGACCTGATTCTCGCCGACGAGGCCGTCTCCGCGCTGGACGTCTCGCTCAGGGTCGAGATGATGGATTTGATGCTCGAACTCCAGAATCTGTTCGACACCTCGTACCTGTTCATCAGCCACGACCTCGCGAACGCCCGGTACCTCGCCGGTAACGCTGGCGGGCGGATCGGCGTCATGTACCTCGGGCAGATCATCGAGATCGGGACCGTCGAGGAGATCCTCCGGAACCCCCAGCACCCGTATACGAAGGTGCTCATGTGGGCGACTGCGGACCTCGATTCCGGCGGCGAGAACGAGGAGCCGCCGATCCGGGGTATCGACATCCCCGACGCCAAGAACCCGCCCTCTGGCTGCCGGTTCCACACGCGGTGTCCCGAGGCCCGAGAGGTCTGCACGGAGCGGGAGCCGGAGCAGTTCGACTCCGCGGAGGGACACAGCACGGCGTGTTTCCGCGTCTGTGACGACGACCACCCCTACTGGGAGAGCGACCCGCTCCCCGGCGTGCAGGAAGACCAATGA
- a CDS encoding aldo/keto reductase produces MQPPESNFPAIGLGTWQNTDPDECANSVQTALELGYRHIDTAHYYGNEESVGRGLHRADVERDDVVVASKVHAEKFGLDYDGVIEGAKKSCERMDVERLDLLYVHWPVLHYDAEETLSAFEQLKQDGVIDHVGLSNYSINLLDEALEVLDETPLALQMEMHPFLHQDDILEYAQEHDIWLIAYSPLARGNVFENDVLESIAEKHEVSEAQVSIAWLLSKDNVRVIPKASSEAHLRDNLHAVDLALDEEDIERIDDIDRQERYVERDDSPWLEAK; encoded by the coding sequence ATGCAGCCACCAGAAAGCAATTTTCCGGCGATAGGCCTCGGTACGTGGCAGAACACCGACCCGGACGAGTGCGCGAACAGCGTCCAGACGGCACTCGAACTGGGGTATCGGCACATCGACACCGCCCACTACTACGGAAACGAAGAAAGCGTGGGTCGCGGTCTCCACCGGGCGGACGTCGAACGCGACGATGTCGTCGTCGCTTCGAAAGTCCACGCGGAGAAGTTCGGGTTGGACTACGACGGCGTGATCGAGGGGGCGAAAAAGAGCTGTGAACGAATGGATGTCGAGCGTCTCGACTTACTCTACGTCCACTGGCCGGTTCTCCACTACGACGCGGAAGAGACGCTTTCTGCCTTCGAGCAACTCAAACAGGACGGGGTTATCGACCACGTCGGACTCAGCAACTACTCGATAAATCTGCTCGACGAAGCCTTAGAGGTGCTCGACGAGACGCCGCTGGCGCTTCAGATGGAGATGCACCCCTTCCTCCATCAGGACGACATCCTCGAGTACGCGCAGGAACACGATATCTGGCTGATCGCGTACTCACCTCTGGCACGCGGCAACGTGTTCGAGAACGACGTGCTCGAATCGATTGCGGAGAAACACGAGGTGAGCGAAGCACAGGTCTCGATCGCTTGGCTGCTCTCGAAGGACAACGTCCGCGTAATTCCGAAAGCCAGCAGCGAAGCGCACCTCCGTGACAACCTGCACGCGGTCGACCTCGCCCTTGACGAGGAGGACATCGAGCGCATCGACGACATCGACCGTCAGGAGCGCTACGTGGAGCGCGACGATTCGCCGTGGCTCGAAGCGAAGTAG
- a CDS encoding IclR family transcriptional regulator produces MNTDNGGRRLQTTTTSLEVIEKLRELDGARVTELAEVLDLSPSTVHAHLSTLVGADYVVKSGDIYHLSLQFLGLADYVRNRRNAYRTAESYTDQLAQKTECRAVFAVEENGRGVYMYTYSGKHAVWKYSTVGKRFYLHQTAAGKAILSRLPEERVVAIIEEWGLPASTENTVTDRSDLLEELEVVKDRGVSFNNEEQLEGVKAVGVPVDGSDGRVAGAFSVASPANRMTEDRFEEEIPKILLGVANEFELENSMS; encoded by the coding sequence ATGAACACCGATAATGGCGGTCGGCGGTTGCAGACCACGACGACCTCACTCGAGGTCATAGAGAAGTTACGCGAGTTGGACGGCGCTCGAGTGACGGAGCTCGCGGAGGTACTCGATCTCTCACCGAGCACTGTTCACGCACACCTCTCGACCCTCGTCGGCGCAGATTACGTCGTCAAGTCGGGGGACATCTACCACCTCAGCCTCCAGTTCCTCGGACTGGCAGACTACGTTCGCAACAGGAGAAACGCCTACAGGACCGCCGAATCGTACACCGACCAGCTCGCACAGAAAACGGAGTGTCGGGCTGTCTTCGCCGTCGAAGAGAACGGACGGGGTGTCTATATGTACACCTACTCCGGAAAACACGCCGTCTGGAAGTACTCCACCGTTGGCAAGCGGTTTTATCTTCATCAGACCGCCGCCGGAAAGGCCATCCTCTCCCGTCTCCCCGAGGAACGAGTCGTCGCCATCATCGAGGAGTGGGGACTCCCGGCGAGCACGGAGAACACCGTTACCGACCGGTCGGACCTGCTCGAGGAACTGGAAGTCGTCAAAGACCGGGGAGTCTCATTCAATAACGAGGAACAACTAGAGGGCGTGAAGGCTGTTGGCGTCCCCGTGGATGGCTCTGATGGTCGTGTCGCCGGGGCCTTCAGCGTCGCCAGTCCCGCGAATCGAATGACCGAAGATCGGTTTGAAGAGGAGATTCCGAAGATCCTCCTCGGCGTCGCCAACGAGTTCGAACTCGAGAACTCGATGTCCTGA
- a CDS encoding SDR family NAD(P)-dependent oxidoreductase encodes MQKDSTALVTGGGRGIGQAICVELARRGADIVVADLDPDEMQETVDLVDAQNQRACAIETNVTDLESVESAVDTALEEFGSVECLVNNAGIAGPTAPCESIDSKEWDDTLDVNLRGAFYTCRTLLPSMKTQSYGRIVNIASVTGKRPLTQRTPYAASKMGLIGFTRTLAAEVGDHDINVNAICPGSVDGPRIQRVFEEKAQAAGRSYEAVRSDAESQSPRNELVNRENVANTVAFLCSSDADQMTGQDLNVSAGKVMY; translated from the coding sequence ATGCAGAAAGACAGCACAGCCCTAGTCACCGGTGGCGGCCGTGGTATCGGCCAAGCCATCTGCGTCGAACTGGCACGACGGGGGGCCGACATCGTCGTCGCCGACCTTGACCCCGACGAGATGCAGGAGACCGTCGACCTCGTTGACGCCCAGAATCAGCGTGCTTGCGCGATAGAGACCAACGTTACCGACCTCGAATCCGTCGAATCGGCTGTCGACACCGCACTCGAAGAGTTCGGCAGCGTGGAGTGCCTCGTCAACAACGCCGGCATCGCGGGACCGACCGCGCCGTGCGAGTCCATCGACTCGAAAGAGTGGGACGATACCCTCGACGTGAACCTTCGGGGGGCGTTCTACACCTGCCGGACGCTGCTTCCATCGATGAAAACCCAGTCATACGGTCGCATTGTCAACATCGCCTCGGTGACAGGGAAGCGGCCGCTCACACAGCGGACACCGTACGCGGCCTCGAAGATGGGGCTCATCGGATTCACGAGGACGCTCGCGGCCGAGGTCGGCGACCACGACATCAACGTCAATGCGATCTGTCCGGGGTCGGTCGACGGTCCCCGCATCCAGCGAGTCTTCGAGGAGAAGGCACAGGCGGCGGGCCGGTCCTACGAGGCGGTCCGATCGGACGCCGAGAGTCAGAGCCCTCGGAACGAACTAGTCAACAGAGAGAACGTCGCGAACACGGTCGCGTTCCTCTGCTCCTCCGACGCCGACCAGATGACTGGGCAAGACCTCAACGTCTCGGCGGGCAAAGTGATGTACTGA
- a CDS encoding IclR family transcriptional regulator yields the protein MSTTRNNGTVKTARTTFQILEELKRKNGATVTELTEEFDLSNSSIHNYLSTLEEDGYVIKNGTEYKVGLRLLDLGGFARRNRHIYDIAKSEVTALAESTGEMANLVVEEKGKGVYLHRAHGNKAVRTDSYVGQRVHLHNTALGKTILAHLPEERVDEIIEHHGLPRTTPNTITTRDALLEELETVREAGVSFDDEARVQGLRCVAVPIINNNDRVEGAISVSGPTSRLQNEYFTRELPEELKSAANVIELNITYM from the coding sequence ATGAGCACCACACGAAACAACGGCACCGTGAAAACGGCCCGAACAACGTTCCAAATACTCGAAGAACTGAAGCGGAAGAACGGGGCGACAGTGACGGAACTCACCGAGGAGTTCGACCTCTCGAACAGCAGTATCCACAACTACCTGAGCACGCTCGAAGAGGACGGATACGTCATCAAGAACGGCACGGAGTACAAGGTCGGGCTTCGACTTCTCGACCTCGGTGGGTTCGCTCGTCGGAACCGGCACATCTACGACATCGCGAAATCGGAAGTGACGGCGCTGGCGGAGTCCACCGGCGAGATGGCGAATCTCGTCGTCGAGGAGAAGGGAAAGGGAGTGTATCTTCACCGCGCCCACGGTAACAAGGCCGTGCGGACCGACTCGTACGTCGGACAGCGGGTCCACCTCCATAACACGGCGCTGGGGAAGACAATTCTCGCGCATTTACCCGAAGAACGTGTCGATGAAATCATCGAGCACCACGGGCTTCCGCGCACGACGCCGAACACCATAACGACGCGCGATGCGTTGCTCGAAGAACTCGAGACGGTTCGCGAAGCGGGCGTCTCGTTCGATGACGAAGCCCGTGTCCAAGGGCTCCGATGCGTCGCGGTTCCGATCATCAATAACAACGACAGAGTCGAGGGCGCAATCAGCGTCTCCGGCCCTACGAGCCGGCTCCAAAACGAATACTTCACTCGGGAACTCCCCGAGGAACTGAAGAGCGCTGCCAACGTCATCGAACTGAACATTACGTACATGTGA